Proteins found in one Limnobaculum xujianqingii genomic segment:
- a CDS encoding Hcp family type VI secretion system effector — MPTPPFVSITGKTQGNITQGAYTLESVGQGFIEGHEDEMIVQEVKHQVFVPTDPQNGQPSGQRQHKPLVLTIALNKAVPLLYNALAAGESLPEVALKWYRTSPDGKQEHYFTTKLEDATIVNMDLVMPNSQDPSQSHFTQLLDVHLAYRKIDWEHVVAGTSGADDWRKPAV; from the coding sequence ATGCCAACACCACCTTTTGTATCCATCACTGGAAAAACTCAAGGCAACATCACTCAGGGTGCTTATACTCTTGAGTCTGTTGGTCAGGGATTTATTGAAGGTCATGAAGATGAGATGATCGTTCAGGAAGTGAAACATCAAGTCTTCGTTCCTACCGATCCGCAAAATGGTCAGCCTTCAGGCCAACGTCAACACAAACCTCTGGTTCTTACTATTGCGCTTAATAAAGCTGTTCCACTGCTTTATAACGCATTAGCGGCGGGTGAAAGCTTGCCGGAAGTAGCACTGAAATGGTACAGAACTTCTCCTGATGGTAAGCAGGAGCACTACTTCACTACCAAACTGGAAGACGCCACTATCGTTAATATGGATTTAGTGATGCCTAACAGCCAGGACCCATCTCAGTCTCATTTCACTCAATTGCTTGATGTGCATTTAGCCTATCGCAAAATTGATTGGGAACACGTAGTTGCCGGTACTTCCGGTGCAGATGACTGGCGTAAACCAGCCGTTTGA
- the tssF gene encoding type VI secretion system baseplate subunit TssF, producing MELRDCFKDELQYIKQLAAERANQNSTFGEFLQSSENDADVEFLFEHFAFLMAKLRQNVDDAFPEITQNLLSRVWPTPIRPIPSTSILNFRPKSDEIYRLMKGCRVEADLGNDEACTYQLARDVKVVPCLIRDCTLVNTPTNGMMKLKVEWQGSITKQGEWVTEPFTLFLSPDLQTAGLLQLWLQQYLEKVSVVCGDKRFSLSNRVIQTFTPDAESLILPLDIPLFWRLQLLQQYFHLPHVNDFITIDFSSELDAVLLNEDGTFELHFEFNQPLLTDKTIDITTAFFPNCVPVINLCQSQPQIVDFVKGQSTYQYQDEVNHNVYQIKSIYSILESGVRNSRGDSVNYLPITQFTTNNFDHSQIYYQCMLEHNVKDEAQTLITFIDSQGKRIIDFPNKTFFCDVLVTNGQLCDGLEIGDICMPTLDISNSLNFSNITRPTHEIAPLVDSHSHWPIISHLSLSPMFLKDLAAIKQLLTDLNFHIHTSAPLQQLSEQRLSGIVSLKTQALDWIWHKGVMKRGLEMVLTLNPDNFSDDGDMYQFGFILGNVLPYCMTKNNFLMMKIVNSKTQRLWSLPPILGGREQI from the coding sequence ATGGAGCTAAGGGATTGCTTCAAGGACGAGCTGCAATACATTAAGCAATTAGCTGCCGAGCGAGCAAACCAAAATTCAACATTTGGGGAGTTTCTGCAATCTTCAGAAAACGATGCAGACGTTGAGTTTTTGTTTGAGCACTTTGCATTTTTGATGGCTAAACTGCGTCAAAATGTGGATGACGCGTTCCCGGAAATTACGCAAAACTTGCTATCTCGAGTATGGCCTACGCCAATCAGGCCAATACCTTCCACATCGATTCTTAATTTTCGACCTAAGTCAGATGAAATTTATCGGTTGATGAAAGGCTGCCGGGTTGAGGCCGATCTGGGCAATGATGAAGCCTGCACTTACCAACTGGCAAGAGACGTTAAAGTTGTTCCTTGTCTTATTCGTGACTGTACATTGGTTAATACCCCAACTAACGGCATGATGAAACTGAAGGTTGAATGGCAAGGGAGTATTACCAAACAGGGTGAGTGGGTAACCGAGCCATTTACACTGTTTTTAAGCCCGGACCTGCAAACTGCCGGGCTGCTGCAATTATGGTTACAGCAATATCTGGAAAAGGTTTCGGTAGTTTGTGGTGACAAACGTTTTTCGCTATCTAATCGCGTGATCCAAACTTTTACTCCTGACGCAGAAAGTCTGATTCTTCCGTTAGATATTCCGCTATTTTGGCGTCTGCAACTGCTACAGCAATATTTCCATCTTCCTCATGTAAATGACTTTATTACTATCGATTTTAGTTCTGAATTGGATGCTGTTCTGCTGAATGAGGATGGTACCTTTGAACTGCATTTTGAATTTAATCAGCCGTTATTGACGGATAAAACCATTGATATCACTACGGCTTTTTTCCCCAATTGCGTACCGGTTATCAATCTTTGCCAGAGTCAGCCCCAAATTGTTGATTTTGTAAAAGGGCAAAGTACCTATCAGTATCAGGATGAAGTGAATCATAACGTTTATCAGATTAAGTCCATATATTCGATTCTTGAATCTGGTGTACGTAATTCTCGTGGTGATTCAGTTAATTATCTGCCGATAACTCAATTTACTACTAATAACTTTGATCATAGCCAAATCTACTATCAGTGCATGCTGGAACATAACGTTAAAGATGAAGCGCAAACACTGATCACATTTATTGATAGTCAGGGGAAACGTATTATCGATTTCCCTAATAAAACATTTTTTTGCGATGTGTTGGTGACCAATGGGCAACTGTGCGATGGGTTAGAAATTGGTGATATCTGTATGCCAACGCTGGACATTTCTAATAGCCTCAATTTTTCTAATATTACCCGGCCAACTCATGAAATCGCACCGTTGGTGGATAGCCACAGCCACTGGCCCATTATTTCTCATTTATCTCTCAGCCCAATGTTTTTAAAAGATTTGGCAGCAATTAAACAACTGCTTACCGATCTGAATTTCCATATTCATACCAGTGCACCGTTACAGCAACTGAGCGAACAGCGCCTGTCGGGCATTGTCAGTCTTAAAACCCAGGCACTGGACTGGATTTGGCATAAAGGGGTGATGAAACGTGGATTGGAAATGGTGTTAACCCTGAATCCTGACAATTTTAGCGATGATGGGGATATGTATCAGTTTGGTTTCATTTTAGGAAATGTACTTCCGTACTGTATGACAAAAAATAATTTCCTGATGATGAAAATCGTTAATAGCAAAACCCAGCGATTATGGTCTCTGCCACCAATTTTAGGTGGAAGAGAGCAAATTTGA
- a CDS encoding type VI secretion system Vgr family protein — protein sequence MDTGLYFSCKIGSLPETTFDVVDFTLEEALSTLFTLELTVASNDDSIDMDEQLLQKASLTVMVDGVVKRTVNGIVAAAFQGDSGFKRTYYSFVIRPEMWLLTLVQDNRIFHFKSIPDILDELLKKHSVRVESKLIDTHKQWEYTTQRNETDYDFFCRLAAEEGIVFWFEENSMFYSDSRTGMKGGEKLLYNAHIQSASRDAVIHRLRYGAKMTPNAVHLKDYKFSHPDVGLDFKTKNLKKRPAFTMYDSYGRYDDDGVAQQYAKYRLEAYQADSLSGNAESNTIQMMPGKIFTIAEHSNAALNDSWQVVNIVHKGSLPQSVADESVDKVAAITNSFTFIPGSVDWRAPFIAKPTVHGDETATVVGPAGEEIYVNEYGQVKIHFHWNKYDAPDENASCWVRTSQAWNGDGFGMMAIPRIGQEVVITYINGDIDQPMVLGTSYNGKNSPPLDLPAAKTQTSFKSKTHKGGGFNELRFEDSDGQQQLFMHAQKDMNTSVRNNRTTDVDVDHTENIGQHQTVNVTANQSTNVGGNQSIDVTGDRTDHVVKNETTNVDINQTLTVGGDQSITVTKNRTDNVNINETVEIGANQDTTIKGNHTVKVTGTQDITVTGAENTTYQNLHNFTVNGNHDAKYLSNQVLFVQGTQTTTVNGTKTATIHGLMTENFQASHNMNVTGSQTIVVTAAQNLQSQTLTITAADQIVIGCGSSQITMDSAGNIQIMGVKITVAGQSECSTVAPKVHSNGMTENIVEGAVVKLNP from the coding sequence ATGGATACCGGATTATATTTCTCATGCAAAATTGGCAGCCTGCCGGAAACAACGTTTGATGTAGTTGATTTCACGTTGGAAGAGGCTTTATCGACGCTGTTTACTTTAGAGTTAACCGTTGCCAGCAATGACGACAGTATTGATATGGATGAGCAGCTACTGCAAAAAGCCTCATTAACCGTGATGGTTGATGGTGTGGTAAAGCGCACTGTTAACGGCATTGTTGCTGCAGCTTTTCAGGGCGACAGCGGTTTTAAACGTACTTACTATAGTTTTGTTATCCGTCCTGAAATGTGGTTATTGACACTGGTACAGGATAACCGGATTTTCCATTTCAAATCTATTCCAGACATCCTTGATGAATTGCTGAAAAAGCATAGTGTTCGTGTTGAATCTAAGCTGATTGATACCCATAAACAATGGGAATATACCACCCAGAGAAACGAAACCGATTATGACTTCTTCTGCCGGCTTGCGGCTGAAGAAGGAATAGTTTTCTGGTTTGAAGAAAACAGTATGTTTTACAGTGACAGCCGCACCGGAATGAAGGGCGGTGAGAAATTACTGTATAACGCACATATTCAGAGTGCCAGCAGAGATGCGGTTATCCATCGCTTACGCTATGGGGCTAAAATGACACCAAATGCGGTGCATCTCAAAGATTATAAGTTTTCTCACCCTGATGTTGGTTTAGATTTCAAAACTAAAAATCTGAAAAAACGACCAGCGTTCACCATGTACGATAGCTATGGCCGTTACGATGATGATGGTGTTGCCCAACAATATGCCAAATACCGTTTAGAAGCTTATCAGGCGGATAGCCTGTCAGGTAACGCCGAAAGCAATACGATTCAAATGATGCCCGGCAAAATTTTTACTATTGCAGAACATTCTAATGCAGCACTGAATGACTCCTGGCAAGTGGTTAATATTGTCCACAAAGGCTCATTGCCTCAGTCGGTTGCTGACGAATCGGTAGATAAGGTTGCTGCAATTACCAATAGCTTTACTTTTATTCCTGGCTCCGTTGACTGGCGTGCCCCGTTTATTGCTAAACCTACCGTACACGGCGATGAAACAGCCACGGTAGTGGGGCCTGCGGGAGAAGAGATTTACGTTAATGAATATGGTCAGGTAAAGATTCATTTCCACTGGAATAAATATGATGCCCCTGACGAGAATGCGTCATGTTGGGTGCGTACCAGTCAGGCCTGGAATGGTGATGGCTTTGGTATGATGGCGATTCCACGAATCGGGCAGGAAGTGGTAATCACTTATATCAATGGTGATATCGATCAGCCAATGGTTCTAGGTACCTCTTATAACGGCAAAAATAGCCCGCCGCTGGATTTACCTGCTGCAAAAACGCAAACATCGTTTAAATCTAAAACCCATAAAGGTGGTGGATTTAACGAGCTAAGGTTTGAAGATTCTGACGGTCAACAGCAGTTATTTATGCATGCGCAAAAAGATATGAATACCAGCGTGCGTAATAACAGAACCACTGATGTTGATGTGGACCATACGGAAAATATTGGTCAACACCAAACCGTTAATGTCACTGCGAATCAGAGTACCAATGTAGGTGGCAACCAGAGTATTGATGTTACGGGAGATCGTACCGATCATGTCGTCAAAAATGAAACCACCAATGTTGATATTAATCAGACGCTTACCGTAGGTGGCGATCAATCCATTACCGTCACTAAAAACCGTACCGATAACGTCAATATTAATGAAACCGTAGAGATAGGTGCGAATCAGGATACAACCATCAAGGGGAACCATACGGTTAAGGTGACGGGTACGCAGGATATTACGGTAACTGGCGCAGAAAATACCACCTATCAAAATCTCCACAATTTTACCGTTAACGGCAACCATGATGCTAAGTACCTTTCCAATCAAGTTCTGTTTGTTCAGGGCACTCAAACTACAACGGTAAATGGCACTAAAACCGCGACTATTCATGGATTGATGACGGAGAACTTCCAGGCTTCCCATAATATGAATGTTACAGGAAGCCAGACGATTGTAGTTACTGCGGCACAAAACCTTCAGTCCCAAACGCTTACCATCACCGCGGCAGACCAAATTGTTATCGGTTGCGGCAGTTCTCAAATCACCATGGATTCCGCCGGGAATATTCAAATCATGGGCGTGAAAATCACTGTAGCAGGGCAAAGTGAATGCAGCACGGTGGCGCCTAAAGTTCATTCTAATGGCATGACAGAGAATATTGTTGAAGGTGCCGTAGTGAAACTGAATCCATAA
- a CDS encoding DUF6531 domain-containing protein, whose amino-acid sequence MSLLASTHLSPVVGVDVHMVNVPAPAPIPHPHVGLVLDFREMVNGAKSFVGSLVMNFVQENVPAEIMEKVGQAQEAIALANAIRSGDLKSAAGQVGGKIWNSEAVQGNPMVKSALGAVNSVKDALGAGVGQGGGSDRPVLVNNLLRATVGTNSRHIPGLHFPLGAGYAQKLPSCDAEAFMGSKTVIVNGDPFSYLALPSLSCWFVGMLPIKKNGAHTERRELSLPTAVTLPIPVGRPVLVGGPPTLNFLAIALALFKAFRGSKLAKKLFSKLPPGFVKCKIFDAEPVNSITGEVIVQQNDFEVDGRFPLIWDRYYSGHQAYNGAIGHIWLTPADIHLSLVVTEGILGAFAQFPRS is encoded by the coding sequence ATGAGTCTTCTGGCATCAACGCATTTATCTCCTGTTGTAGGGGTGGATGTTCATATGGTGAACGTTCCAGCACCGGCTCCTATTCCTCATCCACATGTTGGTCTTGTTCTGGATTTCCGTGAAATGGTTAACGGGGCTAAATCTTTTGTGGGTTCATTAGTAATGAATTTTGTTCAGGAGAACGTTCCTGCGGAGATCATGGAAAAGGTAGGGCAGGCGCAGGAGGCGATTGCGCTGGCTAATGCAATAAGAAGCGGAGATCTTAAGTCAGCGGCAGGCCAGGTTGGCGGCAAAATATGGAACAGTGAAGCCGTACAGGGTAACCCGATGGTTAAATCTGCGCTTGGCGCGGTAAATTCGGTGAAAGATGCCTTAGGGGCAGGTGTTGGACAGGGCGGAGGTTCTGACAGACCAGTATTGGTCAATAATTTGCTACGGGCTACGGTAGGAACCAATTCACGCCATATCCCCGGGTTACATTTCCCTCTGGGGGCGGGTTACGCGCAAAAACTCCCCTCCTGTGATGCCGAAGCTTTCATGGGAAGTAAAACTGTTATTGTTAACGGTGACCCATTCTCTTATCTGGCGCTTCCTTCGTTAAGCTGCTGGTTTGTTGGTATGTTACCAATCAAGAAAAATGGCGCCCATACGGAAAGAAGAGAACTTTCATTACCGACGGCAGTAACGTTACCGATACCTGTTGGTCGCCCGGTTCTGGTTGGTGGTCCACCTACGTTAAACTTCCTGGCGATTGCATTGGCGCTGTTTAAGGCGTTTCGAGGTTCTAAGCTGGCTAAAAAACTGTTTTCAAAATTACCGCCGGGTTTTGTTAAATGTAAAATTTTTGATGCTGAACCGGTGAATTCCATTACTGGTGAAGTTATCGTTCAGCAAAATGACTTTGAAGTAGATGGGCGTTTTCCACTGATTTGGGATCGCTATTACTCAGGCCATCAGGCATATAATGGTGCAATTGGACATATCTGGTTAACTCCAGCGGATATTCACCTCTCTTTAGTCGTTACCGAAGGCATTTTAGGTGCATTTGCTCAGTTCCCCCGATCATAA
- a CDS encoding RHS repeat-associated core domain-containing protein, translating to MHLLSSPDHKTAFEMLPAYEGWEHHSLDWQQGHAIYRLNNELILRTREGVEYHFPLPGDWQHRVEQLEEDEQLSLWFSRMEDLNGNGWRFERDKQQHLQQLVEYCLEGDTGRQITCHYEGRYLTDLVLYESAADNTGVLLAGYRQNNHGDMVSVLDAHQQSYDFEYIDNHQMVRHTDRNGLSFYYAYTLYEDQIQRVHRAWGDHGLFDYAFAYHPERQETLITDSLGHTTILQYDERQLPLVRIDPLGGVKSYQYDGQQRGISEIDPGGNKTEWEYDQRANIVSRRYPDGSGISIRYDERNKPIEIVDAENQRWQQQWNDNGNLISQKTPLGQESWYSYDMLGQLVEVHSGQQQTKLTYDELGFIRQLQDIAGRVTDFQFDRFGHLQKRRLANGDETRYQYDKKGRLISCQLEDGEFISCRYDHEDNLIEYRDRGKKVTKFAYFGQGRLSQQTLPDGNSLQYHYNTEEQLIGVTNQRGERWQLNRDAVGRLIEERDYWGKARSYHYDEAGYLTQSLNPLGQLLAVTCDKMGRIVSKAPQGQPEKTETYAYNKRGQLTLAKNQHSEVTRQYNQVGMLILENQQQQDVTARLEYVYNLSGQLSEQHHQLRHHSQSKETAFNQALRFEYNELGQLIRQQVDDHAPIEFGFDEIGRLTSQKQSEAVISTFEYTKAGQLKRQSLHRSGSVHSDSIDYHYDVSGNLVMRSDSRGGTDRYFYDVLGQITRHSNPMGEIHDYVYNANGDRFVEKENPEGQRELTFNDGMQYRLNQAGQLIVREDGERSDRLEWDENECLSGFYRTGERGERYQYHYDALRRRIRKTCIDIRDRVEKITYFIWDGDALTAEVSFSPVATGANAKLDSRFFIYYLNTFEPLVLQCKQQGIGSLAPPEETGYYFYQNDPNGMPLRLYDAQGDIAWSAHYTAFGRVDQLDEIKVKQPLRLQGQYFDEESGLHYNRHRYYDPRTGIFVCQDPIGLVGGINPYQFIINILGWADPLGLTGEETVTVYRVETNNSGSQRVLIDDANNISIPDKSKMLFLNFGSSERASAFRGSGDDKKVKSFKVKKSFLDKLRETSMTERELSRSKCKSDKTRPLRVDKGTADQYGLRTQQINELMDNIIPNSGGES from the coding sequence GTGCATTTGCTCAGTTCCCCCGATCATAAAACCGCATTTGAGATGCTACCTGCTTATGAAGGTTGGGAACATCACAGTCTGGACTGGCAGCAAGGGCATGCCATCTATCGTTTGAACAATGAACTAATTTTAAGAACCAGAGAGGGTGTTGAGTACCATTTTCCACTTCCGGGTGACTGGCAGCATCGGGTAGAGCAACTGGAAGAGGATGAGCAGTTATCCCTTTGGTTTAGTCGGATGGAAGACCTGAATGGTAACGGTTGGCGTTTTGAACGGGATAAACAACAGCATCTCCAACAGTTGGTTGAATATTGCCTTGAAGGCGATACCGGGCGCCAGATTACTTGCCATTATGAAGGGCGATATTTAACCGATTTGGTGCTATATGAAAGTGCTGCCGATAATACCGGTGTGCTGCTGGCGGGATATCGGCAGAATAATCATGGCGATATGGTGTCAGTTCTGGATGCTCATCAGCAGTCATATGATTTTGAGTATATTGATAATCACCAGATGGTGCGCCATACAGACCGCAATGGTTTGTCATTTTACTATGCCTATACATTGTATGAAGACCAGATTCAGCGAGTGCACCGCGCCTGGGGCGATCATGGTCTGTTTGATTATGCGTTTGCCTACCATCCTGAGCGTCAGGAGACGTTAATTACTGACTCTCTTGGTCATACCACTATTTTGCAATATGATGAACGACAACTTCCTTTAGTTCGAATCGATCCGCTGGGGGGAGTTAAATCCTATCAGTACGATGGTCAACAACGAGGAATATCGGAAATTGATCCGGGTGGTAACAAAACCGAATGGGAATATGACCAGCGGGCAAATATTGTCAGCCGCCGTTATCCTGACGGAAGCGGTATTAGTATTCGCTATGATGAAAGAAACAAGCCGATTGAGATTGTTGATGCTGAAAATCAGCGTTGGCAACAGCAGTGGAATGACAACGGTAATCTGATTAGCCAGAAAACCCCGTTGGGTCAGGAAAGCTGGTATAGCTACGATATGCTGGGGCAACTGGTTGAGGTCCATAGCGGGCAGCAGCAGACAAAACTAACTTATGATGAGCTAGGTTTTATTCGTCAGCTTCAGGACATTGCCGGGCGAGTAACTGATTTTCAGTTTGACCGTTTTGGTCATTTGCAAAAGCGTCGGTTGGCTAATGGTGATGAGACTCGCTATCAGTATGATAAAAAAGGGCGATTGATCTCATGTCAGTTGGAAGATGGGGAGTTTATCAGTTGCCGCTATGACCATGAAGATAATCTGATTGAGTACCGCGATCGCGGTAAAAAAGTGACTAAATTTGCCTATTTTGGTCAGGGGCGGTTATCGCAGCAGACGTTGCCGGACGGTAATTCACTTCAATATCATTACAATACCGAAGAACAACTGATTGGTGTAACCAATCAGCGTGGTGAGCGCTGGCAGTTAAATCGTGATGCGGTTGGTCGCCTGATTGAAGAACGGGATTATTGGGGAAAAGCACGTAGCTATCATTATGATGAGGCCGGTTATTTAACCCAGAGCCTTAACCCGTTAGGCCAGTTACTGGCAGTTACCTGTGACAAGATGGGGCGGATTGTCAGTAAAGCTCCGCAGGGGCAGCCAGAAAAGACGGAAACCTATGCTTATAACAAACGGGGTCAGTTGACTCTGGCGAAGAATCAGCATAGCGAAGTGACGCGTCAATATAATCAAGTTGGTATGCTAATTCTGGAGAACCAGCAGCAGCAGGATGTGACGGCTCGTCTTGAGTATGTATATAACCTGTCAGGTCAGCTATCAGAGCAACATCATCAGTTACGGCATCACAGTCAGTCAAAAGAAACGGCGTTTAACCAAGCGCTGCGCTTTGAATACAACGAGCTGGGGCAACTTATTCGCCAGCAGGTGGATGACCATGCACCAATCGAATTTGGTTTTGATGAGATTGGTCGCCTGACTAGCCAGAAACAGAGCGAAGCCGTTATCTCGACCTTTGAATATACCAAAGCAGGGCAATTGAAGCGCCAAAGCCTGCATCGTAGCGGTAGCGTTCACAGCGATTCTATTGATTATCACTATGACGTGTCCGGCAATCTGGTGATGCGCAGTGATAGCCGTGGTGGAACCGATCGTTATTTCTACGACGTATTAGGTCAGATTACTCGTCACAGCAATCCAATGGGGGAGATCCACGATTATGTTTATAACGCGAATGGCGATCGGTTTGTCGAAAAAGAGAATCCGGAAGGTCAGCGTGAACTGACGTTTAATGACGGGATGCAATATCGCCTGAATCAGGCTGGTCAGTTGATTGTGCGTGAAGACGGCGAACGAAGTGACCGTCTTGAATGGGATGAAAATGAGTGTCTGAGCGGATTTTATCGTACCGGAGAGCGCGGTGAACGTTATCAGTATCACTATGATGCACTAAGACGGCGTATCCGTAAGACCTGTATCGATATACGTGATCGGGTTGAGAAGATTACCTATTTTATCTGGGATGGGGATGCACTAACCGCGGAAGTCAGTTTCTCACCGGTGGCGACAGGGGCAAATGCCAAACTGGATAGTCGCTTCTTCATCTATTACCTGAATACCTTTGAGCCACTGGTACTACAGTGCAAACAGCAGGGTATCGGCAGTCTCGCTCCACCGGAAGAGACCGGTTACTATTTCTATCAAAACGATCCGAATGGTATGCCGTTGCGGTTATACGACGCCCAAGGTGATATCGCCTGGAGTGCCCACTACACCGCGTTTGGTCGGGTAGACCAACTGGATGAAATAAAAGTTAAGCAACCGCTACGACTTCAGGGACAGTATTTTGATGAAGAGAGTGGTTTACACTATAACCGACATCGTTATTATGATCCGCGTACGGGGATTTTTGTTTGTCAGGATCCGATTGGGTTGGTTGGGGGGATTAATCCTTATCAGTTTATAATAAACATATTAGGGTGGGCAGATCCATTAGGTCTAACTGGTGAAGAAACAGTTACTGTATATCGTGTCGAAACTAACAATTCAGGGAGTCAACGAGTTCTTATTGATGATGCGAATAATATTTCTATTCCAGATAAATCAAAAATGCTATTTTTAAATTTCGGCAGTTCGGAAAGAGCTAGTGCATTTCGTGGTAGTGGTGATGATAAGAAAGTAAAATCTTTCAAAGTTAAGAAATCATTCTTAGATAAATTGAGAGAAACATCTATGACAGAAAGAGAGTTAAGCCGCTCGAAATGTAAGTCAGATAAAACAAGACCTTTAAGAGTAGATAAAGGGACGGCTGATCAATATGGACTAAGAACTCAACAAATCAATGAATTGATGGATAATATTATACCAAATTCAGGTGGGGAATCATGA
- a CDS encoding SymE family type I addiction module toxin: MAEYDYISEKKISKAQRQYIVGYVPKHGDTSTPNINLKGKWLREAGFETGAHLTVKIADGCIVLVLDSNEVDNLKNEQESLCQKQRGIKQANCTTRSATKAPSPRNEDLRQ; the protein is encoded by the coding sequence ATGGCTGAGTACGATTATATTTCAGAAAAGAAGATTTCCAAAGCACAGCGCCAGTATATTGTTGGTTATGTGCCTAAGCACGGTGATACCAGTACACCAAATATTAATTTAAAGGGTAAATGGTTACGTGAGGCTGGGTTTGAGACCGGCGCACATCTTACAGTTAAAATAGCTGACGGCTGTATTGTACTGGTTCTGGACAGTAACGAAGTAGATAACCTAAAAAATGAGCAGGAATCTCTTTGCCAAAAACAGCGGGGGATTAAACAAGCTAACTGTACTACGCGGAGTGCCACTAAAGCCCCCTCTCCAAGGAATGAAGATTTAAGGCAGTAA
- a CDS encoding helix-turn-helix domain-containing protein: MSLADKLVALRRQKGLSQQALANVIGIHVTQIKRYEGGAALPSLEAIKKLAQTFKVTTDSLIFEEKELLPNTDLALQFQAINHMLPEQQQVIKQLLEGMIIKYEAERWSSRKK; this comes from the coding sequence ATGAGTCTTGCTGATAAATTAGTAGCCCTTCGTAGACAGAAAGGATTATCACAACAGGCATTAGCTAATGTTATAGGTATTCATGTTACTCAAATAAAGCGTTATGAAGGCGGTGCTGCTTTACCTTCGCTTGAAGCGATTAAGAAATTGGCACAAACGTTTAAAGTGACAACTGACTCTTTAATTTTTGAGGAGAAGGAGCTACTACCTAATACTGATTTAGCCTTACAATTTCAGGCTATTAATCATATGTTACCGGAACAACAACAGGTGATTAAGCAGTTACTGGAAGGGATGATTATCAAGTATGAAGCCGAACGCTGGTCTTCCAGAAAGAAATAA
- a CDS encoding RHS repeat-associated core domain-containing protein gives MLGQITRHSNPMGEIHDYVYNANGDRFVEKENPEGQRELTFNDGIQYRLNQAGQLIVREDGDRSDRLEWDENECLSGFYRTGERGERYQYHYDALRRRIRKTCIDMSDRVEKITYFIWDGDALTAEVSFSPMATGVNAKLDSHFFVYYLNSFEPLVLQCKQQGIGSLAPPEETGYYFYQNDPNGMPLRLYDAQGDIAWSAHYTAFGRVDQLDEIKVKQPLRLQGQYFDEESGLHYNRHRYYDPRTGIFVCQDPIGLLGE, from the coding sequence GTGTTAGGGCAAATTACTCGTCACAGCAATCCAATGGGTGAGATCCACGATTATGTGTATAACGCGAACGGCGATCGGTTTGTCGAAAAAGAGAATCCGGAAGGCCAGCGTGAACTGACCTTTAATGACGGGATACAATATCGCCTGAATCAGGCAGGCCAGTTGATTGTCCGTGAGGACGGTGATCGAAGCGACCGTCTTGAATGGGACGAAAATGAGTGTCTGAGTGGATTTTATCGTACCGGAGAGCGCGGTGAACGTTATCAGTATCACTATGATGCGTTAAGGCGACGTATCCGCAAAACCTGTATCGATATGAGCGATCGGGTTGAGAAGATTACCTATTTTATCTGGGACGGCGATGCGCTGACCGCAGAAGTCAGTTTCTCACCAATGGCGACAGGAGTGAATGCCAAACTGGATAGTCACTTCTTTGTCTACTACCTGAACTCCTTTGAACCGCTGGTGCTACAGTGCAAACAGCAGGGTATCGGCAGTCTCGCTCCACCAGAAGAAACCGGTTACTATTTTTATCAGAACGATCCGAACGGTATGCCATTGCGGTTATACGACGCCCAAGGTGATATCGCCTGGAGTGCCCACTACACCGCGTTTGGTCGGGTAGACCAACTGGATGAAATAAAAGTTAAACAACCGCTACGACTTCAGGGACAGTATTTTGATGAAGAGAGTGGTTTACACTATAACCGACATCGTTATTATGATCCGCGTACGGGAATTTTTGTTTGTCAGGATCCAATTGGGTTGTTAGGGGAATGA